In Bacteroidota bacterium, the genomic stretch ACAAACCTTACATTACCTGCAAAAGTAGTATGGGATTTATACAGAAACAGAGCAGATGCAGAGAATCGAATAAAAGAATTGAAGGAAGATTTTGGAGCTGGCAGTTTTAATGTACAAGAATTTTTTGCAACAGAGGCAGCATTAAATTTTGTTATGATGGGATATAATCTAATGAGTTTGTTCAGGCAAGTGATAATGCAAACAAAAACTCATGCACAATTAAAAACACTACGCTACCGAGTATTTGCTATTGGATCATACATTGTAAAAAATGGTAACGAAAGAATATTAAAACTATCATTAGCTATGAAACGAAGAAGTTGGTTTGAGGGACTCTGGGCAAATACAAATCTTTTTAGCTGGCCTTTTGTTGTTTCAAATGATTATTCCTAATGACAAATCTGGGATAAAAATATTCCTCGTACAAATCAGCCCTAATACTAGTATGGATTATGCAACTAATACTTCTTGCGTTTTTTTAGTTAATTCGGCAGGTGTGAATGGTTTAGGGATGATATCTGAAGCA encodes the following:
- a CDS encoding transposase; translation: TNLTLPAKVVWDLYRNRADAENRIKELKEDFGAGSFNVQEFFATEAALNFVMMGYNLMSLFRQVIMQTKTHAQLKTLRYRVFAIGSYIVKNGNERILKLSLAMKRRSWFEGLWANTNLFSWPFVVSNDYS